One Glycine soja cultivar W05 chromosome 2, ASM419377v2, whole genome shotgun sequence genomic region harbors:
- the LOC114376181 gene encoding regulator of MON1-CCZ1 complex homolog: MSGRNGSGLKLDLNLNLPPPTIVNQGLESSARSAIVSLTSSSYSCLSTELNQDDNNNNNNNNNHGYSNISEAISIVLVGCPHCLMYVMINEGDLKCPKCKSSTLIHFLNENNIP, from the coding sequence ATGAGTGGCAGAAATGGAAGCGGTCTAAAACTTGACTTGAATCTGAACCTACCGCCACCAACGATTGTTAACCAAGGACTTGAGTCTTCGGCTCGATCAGCAATAGTGTCactaacatcatcatcataCTCATGTTTGTCCACTGAGCTCAACCAagatgacaacaacaacaacaacaacaacaacaatcacgGATACTCCAACATCTCTGAAGCCATTTCCATTGTGCTAGTAGGGTGCCCTCATTGCCTTATGTATGTGATGATCAATGAGGGTGACCTCAAGTGCCCCAAATGCAAAAGCAGCACTTTGATTCATTTTCTTAATGAAAACAATATCCCATAA